Proteins from a genomic interval of Arachis hypogaea cultivar Tifrunner chromosome 10, arahy.Tifrunner.gnm2.J5K5, whole genome shotgun sequence:
- the LOC112716525 gene encoding receptor-like protein kinase FERONIA, protein MNLKSYTCSITSALSTLLYLYFLFLSDSAISIEAYVPVDSVTINCGSTGNISDGERSWSGDIDSKFLTLQDTKTIVAQPATQPSPNKVPYTTARLSNFEFSYSFPVTVGRKFVRLFFYPASYAAFDRHNAFFTVKSEGFTLLKDFDASLNADAANSDTIFKEYIINVDDGQRINLTFTPNTSRPNSYAFVNGIEVISMPSDLYFSEPSGQQVVLVGYPGVPYNMQNSSALQTDYRIKVGGNTITPKADTGMLRNWAGDDADYLRTPSAVYMLSGDFGKMNITVSPDYEAPVELYRTSRDMGSNRTLNQMTNLTWEFPVDSGFTYMLRLHFCELYASINKTGDRVFNIYIAGQLAEDRADVLKWSKQNGIAVQRDYAVTIPGTTQDKFNLSLQFHPASGTLYSDAFLNGLEIFKISDPASNSLAGPNPPIPHPFAPPHFSVSVKSSQNSRIIIIIVIMIISVSAVFIFLSSVVFFLLRKQKKKSIKRSSKVANTQALPLPSALCRRFSLVEMKTCTNNFDELLLIGVGGFGNVYKGYIDEGSTPVAIKRLKPGSQQGVQEFRTEIQMLSQLRHLHLVSLIGYCCESNEKLLVYDFMDRGTLQDHLYNNNNNPSLSWKQRLHICIGAAKGLHYLHAGAVHNIIHRDVKSTNILLDDKWVAKVSDFGLSKIGPSGISKTHISTVVKGSLGYLDPEYYKRQRLTVKSDVYSFGVVLFEVLCGRPPLMRTVEKQQMSLAHWAVSCHEDGTLDQIVDKALEGQIEPECLTKFGEIGVRCLHEDGSQRPSMDEIVWCLEFALILQETGETHQEHLVTAPEILEISNV, encoded by the coding sequence ATGAACTTGAAGAGTTATACTTGTAGCATAACCTCTGCCCTATCCACTCtcctttatctttatttcctgttcCTCTCGGACTCAGCCATATCTATTGAAGCTTATGTTCCAGTTGATAGTGTGACCATAAACTGTGGCTCAACTGGCAATATCTCCGACGGTGAAAGGTCATGGAGCGGAGACATAGACTCAAAGTTCTTAACTCTTCAAGACACAAAAACCATCGTTGCTCAACCAGCCACACAACCTTCTCCGAACAAAGTTCCATATACCACTGCTCGCTTGTCTAACTTTGAATTCAGTTACTCCTTCCCGGTCACAGTTGGCCGGAAATTTGTTCGTCTCTTCTTCTACCCTGCTTCTTACGCTGCCTTTGACCGTCATAACGCCTTCTTCACGGTCAAATCCGAGGGCTTCACACTCCTTAAGGATTTCGATGCTTCGCTTAACGCTGATGCTGCAAACAGCGACACTATCTTTAAAGAATACATCATTAATGTGGATGATGGGCAGAGGATCAACCTGACCTTCACTCCAAACACATCCCGTCCAAATTCTTACGCGTTTGTGAATGGAATTGAAGTGATTTCCATGCCCAGTGATCTCTACTTCAGTGAACCCAGCGGACAACAAGTTGTATTAGTGGGTTATCCAGGTGTCCCGTACAATATGCAAAACAGTAGCGCCCTGCAGACAGACTACAGGATCAAAGTTGGCGGCAACACAATCACACCTAAAGCTGATACTGGCATGCTCAGGAACTGGGCAGGAGATGACGCTGATTATTTAAGAACGCCAAGTGCTGTGTATATGCTATCCGGTGATTTCGGAAAGATGAACATCACTGTGAGTCCTGATTATGAAGCACCCGTTGAACTCTACAGAACATCACGTGATATGGGCAGCAATCGAACTCTCAACCAAATGACCAATTTGACCTGGGAGTTTCCTGTTGATTCTGGCTTCACCTACATGCTCAGGCTTCACTTTTGCGAGCTCTACGCAAGCATTAATAAAACCGGTGACAGAGTGTTCAACATCTACATAGCCGGCCAGTTGGCGGAGGACCGTGCAGATGTTCTAAAATGGAGCAAGCAAAATGGAATTGCTGTACAGAGAGACTATGCAGTTACGATCCCAGGGACTACTCAGGACAAGTTTAACCTTTCACTCCAATTCCATCCTGCATCAGGCACGTTGTACAGCGACGCTTTCTTGAACGGCCTTGAAATCTTCAAAATTAGTGACCCTGCGTCTAATAGCCTGGCAGGACCCAACCCCCCTATTCCTCATCCATTTGCCCCACCACACTTCTCTGTCTCTGTTAAAAGCTCACAAAACAGTAGGATCATAATAATCATAGTAATCATGATAATCTCTGTCTCTGCAGTATTCATTTTTCTTTCCAGTGTAGTCTTCTTCCTCCTtagaaaacagaagaaaaagaGCATAAAGAGATCTTCCAAAGTAGCCAACACTCAAGCCTTACCATTGCCATCCGCTCTTTGTCGTCGATTTTCCTTGGTTGAGATGAAAACATGCACCAATAACTTCGATGAACTCCTCCTTATCGGAGTGGGAGGGTTTGGCAACGTGTACAAAGGCTACATCGACGAAGGCTCAACACCAGTCGCGATCAAACGGTTAAAACCGGGTTCACAGCAAGGGGTTCAGGAATTCAGGACCGAAATTCAGATGCTCTCTCAACTGCGCCATCTCCACCTTGTGTCCCTCATTGGTTATTGCTGTGAGAGCAACGAGAAGCTCTTGGTCTATGATTTCATGGATCGAGGAACCTTACAAGATCATCtctacaacaataataataaccctTCCCTCTCGTGGAAGCAACGGTTGCATATCTGCATAGGAGCAGCGAAGGGGTTGCATTATCTCCATGCAGGTGCGGTCCACAATATCATTCACCGCGATGTAAAGAGCACCAACATCTTATTGGATGACAAATGGGTGGCCAAGGTTTCCGATTTCGGCTTGTCCAAAATAGGACCCTCCGGCATTTCAAAAACTCACATTAGCACTGTGGTGAAGGGCAGTCTTGGGTATTTAGACCCAGAATACTATAAACGACAGCGTTTAACTGTGAAGTCTGACGTGTACTCCTTTGGAGTAGTGCTGTTTGAGGTGCTGTGTGGGAGGCCGCCTTTGATGAGGACAGTGGAAAAACAACAGATGTCACTTGCTCATTGGGCTGTATCTTGTCATGAAGATGGCACGTTGGATCAGATTGTGGACAAAGCATTGGAGGGTCAGATTGAACCGGAGTGCTTGACGAAGTTTGGCGAGATTGGTGTGAGATGTTTGCATGAAGATGGTTCCCAACGACCTTCCATGGATGAAATTGTTTGGTGTTTGGAGTTTGCATTGATACTGCAAGAGACTGGTGAGACGCATCAAGAACATCTTGTTACTGCACCTGAAATTCTTGAAATTAGCAATGTGTAA
- the LOC112716529 gene encoding uncharacterized FCP1 homology domain-containing protein C1271.03c — MGCHAAQSNNTDCDSPKECVADEIKSDKEFSSNEEASSEILRICSCVGGKVGILKKKLLVLDINGLLVDLVYPPPNDQNPDTIIRGVAVFKRPFYLDFLKFCFERFEVSIWSSRSRRNVEPIVEYLMGEMKNKLLFCWDYSHCTGTSFKTFEDSHKELQFKDMKKVWDKQFPNLPWDKGYYNESNTLLLDDSPYKALLNPPYTTLFPHTFTYKNKSDNSLGAGGDLREYIGDLVNVENVPKYVEEHPFGQEPITKTSQSWNFYIQIIDSLSAS; from the exons ATGGGATGCCATGCAGCACAAAGCAACAATACAGATTGTGATTCTCCAAAAGAATGTGTGGCAGATGAAATAAAAAGTGACAAAGAATTTTCCTCTAATGAAGAGGCCAGTTCAGAAATCTTGAGAATTTGTTCTTGTGTTGGGGGCAAAGttggaattttgaaaaaaaagcttCTTGTTCTTGATATTAATGGATTGCTTGTGGATTTGGTTTATCCTCCTCCAAATGATCAAAATCCAGATACAATTATTAGAGGGGTAGCAG TATTCAAGAGGCCTTTTTATCTGGATTTTCTTAAATTCTGCTTTGAGAGATTTGAAGTTAGTATATGGTCTTCAAGATCAAG gagAAATGTTGAACCAATTGTTGAGTATTTGATGGGAGAAATGAAAAACAAGTTGTTATTCTGTTGG GACTATTCTCATTGTACTGGAACAAGCTTCAAAACATTTGAAGATAGTCACAAGGAGCTGCAGTTTAAGGATATGAAGAAAGTTTGGGATAAGCAGTTCCCTAATCTTCCTTGGGATAAAGGATATTACAATGAATCAAACACATTATTATTGGATGATTCTCCCTACAAAGCATTGCTTAATCCT CCATACACTACACTCTTTCCTCATACATTCACTTACAAGAATAAGAGTGACAATTCATTAG GTGCTGGTGGTGACCTTCGAGAATATATAGGTGATTTGGTAAATGTGGAAAATGTCCCAAAGTATGTTGAGGAACACCCATTTGGCCAAGAACCAATCACCAAAACAAGTCAATCTTGGAACTTCTACATCCAAATTATTGATAGTCTTTCTGCCTCTTGA